A window of the Lactuca sativa cultivar Salinas chromosome 5, Lsat_Salinas_v11, whole genome shotgun sequence genome harbors these coding sequences:
- the LOC111888711 gene encoding chloride channel protein CLC-f, with amino-acid sequence MSGGDHSDHAILLRSNSSSSDKDLEGQVSSGRSTKSIKDLWNRLDRAFSGRRLSIKRRSPRARRSVRDHISPRRGGENGGGGGDDEILGDGAPPEWALLLIGCLLGLATGLCVAGFNRGVHVIHGWAWAGTPNEGAAWLRLQRLADTWHRILLIPVTGGVIVGMLHGLLEILEQIKKQSSPGINGLNFLSGFFPIVKAIQAAVTLGTGCSLGPEGPSVDIGKSCANGCSLMMESNKERRIALVAAGAAAGIAAGFNAAVAGSFFAIETVLRPLRAENSPPFTTAMIILASVISSTVSNAVLGEKQAFTVPTYDLKSAAELPLYLILGMLCGVVSVLFTRLVSWFNKAFEYIQERFGLPAIVSPALGGLGAGIIALKYPGVLYWGFTNVDEILHTGKIASAPGIWLLAQLAAAKVVATALCKGSGLVGGLYAPSLMIGAAVGAVFGGSAGELINSAIPGNTAIAEPQAYALVGMAATLASVCSVPLTSVLLLFELTKDYRILLPLMGAVGLAIWVPSVANQSKEGERGGGYAMLSPVDKFENWRQTGDSDDLELCIMGPDENHEAIDEDIILEDLKVSQAMSSNYLKVQLSSTIKEAVQCMDNGQQSCVLVVDNNNQPEEEHLEGILTYGDIKRGLMRNYDEASEGGSSTPDFSECAVSGVCTRGISYRGRKRGLVTCYPDTDLAMAKKLMEAKEIKQLPVVQQRAFASFDLQQHRKPRIVAILYYHSVWNCLREEINRRGHEYLPRSEEDHIHIQDKTSNGH; translated from the exons ATGTCTGGAGGCGATCACAGTGATCACGCTATCCTGTTGCGGTCGAATTCGTCGTCTTCAGACAAAGATTTGGAAGGGCAGGTGTCATCAGGAAGAAGTACAAAAAGCATCAAAGATCTATGGAATAGACTGGATCGAGCGTTTTCCGGTCGACGTCTTAGTATCAAGCGGCGGTCACCTAGGGCACGACGATCAGTGAGAGATCATATTTCCCCGAGAAGAGGCGGGGaaaatggaggtggtggtggtgatgatgagaTTCTTGGAGACGGTGCTCCTCCTGAATGGGCATTACTGCTTATTGGATGTCTGCTTGGGCTTGCGACCGGTCTCTGTGTGGCTGGCTTTAATCGTGGG GTACATGTAATACATGGATGGGCTTGGGCTGGGACTCCAAATGAAGGTGCTGCTTGGCTGCGGTTACAGAGGCTGGCGGACACGTGGCATAGGATACTTCTGATACCAGTGACGGGAGGAGTGATTGTTGGGATGCTGCATGGTTTACTTGAGATACTGGAGCAGATAAAAAAGCAGTCAAGTCCTGGAATAAACGGTTTGAATTTCCTATCTGGATTCTTTCCAATAGTGAAGGCTATCCAAGCGGCTGTAACCTTAGGGACGGGGTGTTCTTTGGGGCCTGAAGGCCCAAGTGTAGATATTGGAAAATCATGTGCCAATGGATGCTCTCTAATGATGGAAAGCAACAAGGAGCGCAGGATAGCTCTTGTTGCAGCCGGTGCGGCTGCTGGCATAGCTGCAGGTTTCAATGCAGCGGTTGCTGGTTCTTTCTTTGCCATCGAGACTGTTTTAAGACCTCTTCGCGCTGAAAACTCTCCTCCATTCACAACTGCAATGATCATCCTCGCCTCTGTTATCTCTTCCACTGTTTCAAATGCTGTGCTTGGAGAGAAGCAGGCCTTCACGGTGCCCACGTATGATTTGAAATCTGCTGCAGAGTTGCCTCTGTACTTGATTCTAGGCATGCTATGTGGGGTGGTTAGTGTACTGTTTACCCGTTTGGTGTCTTGGTTCAACAAGGCATTTGAATATATCCAAGAAAGGTTTGGGCTCCCGGCTATTGTGTCTCCGGCTTTAGGTGGTTTAGGAGCAGGGATAATAGCACTCAAGTATCCAGGAGTCCTTTACTGGGGATTCACCAATGTTGATGAAATTTTACATACCGGGAAGATTGCTTCAGCCCCTGGAATATGGCTGCTAGCACAGTTGGCTGCAGCAAAAGTTGTGGCCACAGCTCTATGCAAAGGTTCAGGGCTTGTTGGTGGCTTGTATGCTCCAAGTTTGATGATAGGTGCAGCCGTGGGCGCCGTCTTCGGAGGCTCAGCAGGAGAATTGATCAATTCCGCCATTCCAGGGAACACTGCCATTGCCGAGCCACAGGCATATGCACTG GTTGGAATGGCTGCCACCTTGGCTTCAGTTTGTTCTGTGCCTTTGACTTCGGTTTTACTTCTCTTTGAGCTCACAAAGGATTATAGAATCTTGCTTCCGCTCATG GGGGCTGTTGGGTTAGCAATATGGGTACCATCTGTGGCAAACCAGTCCAAGGAGGGTGAAAGAGGAGGAGGTTATGCCATGCTTTCACCAGTTGATAAATTTGAAAATTGGAGACAGACCGGTGACTCGGATGATTTGGAACTTTGCATCATGGGGCCTGATGAGAACCATGAAGCAATCGATGAAGATATCATTCTTGAGGATTTGAAG GTTTCACAGGCTATGTCGAGCAACTACCTGAAAGTCCAGTTATCCTCGACTATTAAAGAGGCTGTACAATGCATGGACAATGGGCAACAGAGTTGTGTGCTGGTTGTAGACAACAACAACCAACCTGAAGAAGAGCATTTAGAAGGGATTTTGACCTACGGTGACATCAAACGTGGCCTCATGAGGAACTATGATGAAGCTTCCGAGGGTGGCTCGTCAACTCCAGAT TTCAGCGAGTGTGCTGTTTCTGGTGTGTGTACAAGAGGGATAAGCTATCGTGGGAGAAAACGTGGACTGGTAACGTGTTATCCTGATACGGATTTGGCAATGGCTAAAAAGCTAATGGAGGccaaagaaataaagcaactgcCTGTGGTGCAGCAGCGTGCCTTTGCTTCTTTTGATCTTCAACAACACAGAAAGCCCCGGATTGTTGCTATTCTTTATTACCATTCTGTCTGGAACTGTCTCAG AGAGGAGATAAATCGCAGGGGGCATGAGTATCTGCCAAGGTCAGAAGAAGACCATATTCATATTCAAGACAAGACTTCCAATGGCCATTAA